From one uncultured Erythrobacter sp. genomic stretch:
- a CDS encoding efflux RND transporter periplasmic adaptor subunit, producing MAGLAALALAGCSGDAGDGGRERPVPEVGFVVVKASSVPIPVELAGRVTAFEMSEVRPQVSGLIRRRFFTEGALVKAGQTLYEIDPRLFRAGAAEANANLNSALANAEATRVRAERLKPLAEAQAVALQDYTDAQAAARQAAASVQQARAQLQTANINLQFTRVPAPITGRIGRSLVTVGALVTGNQAEPLVVIQGVDPIFVDIQQSSADLLTLRRSLVQGGAVPASTAVRLILEDGTEYGPQGIVQFSEVMVNPETGTVTLRARFTNPNGLLLPGMFVRARFDQAIDTGAILVPQAAVTRNARGEASVFVVDADNKAAERKVEASRTVGSDWVVTGGLKPGDKVIVQGIAKIRPGAPIRPVAASKPQVIAPPKPDTKG from the coding sequence ATCGCCGGGCTCGCTGCGCTGGCGCTGGCTGGTTGTTCGGGTGATGCAGGCGATGGAGGGCGCGAGCGGCCTGTACCGGAGGTCGGCTTTGTCGTGGTCAAGGCCAGTTCCGTGCCGATTCCGGTCGAGCTTGCCGGACGTGTCACGGCGTTCGAAATGTCCGAGGTGCGGCCGCAGGTCAGCGGGCTGATCCGCCGGCGGTTCTTCACCGAAGGGGCTTTGGTAAAGGCGGGGCAGACCCTCTATGAAATCGACCCGCGCCTGTTTCGCGCTGGCGCCGCAGAGGCGAACGCTAACCTCAACAGCGCACTCGCCAATGCCGAAGCCACCCGCGTCCGTGCCGAGCGATTGAAGCCGCTGGCCGAAGCGCAGGCGGTAGCGTTGCAGGACTACACTGATGCACAGGCCGCCGCGCGCCAGGCAGCAGCCTCGGTGCAGCAAGCGCGCGCGCAGCTCCAGACGGCCAATATCAACCTCCAGTTCACCCGCGTGCCCGCGCCGATCACAGGTCGCATCGGCCGCTCGCTGGTCACGGTGGGCGCGCTGGTCACCGGCAATCAGGCCGAGCCGCTGGTGGTGATCCAGGGCGTGGACCCGATCTTTGTCGATATCCAGCAATCGAGCGCCGATCTGCTCACGTTGCGCCGATCGCTGGTGCAAGGCGGCGCCGTTCCGGCCAGCACAGCGGTGCGCCTGATCCTTGAGGACGGGACCGAGTATGGCCCGCAAGGGATCGTCCAATTCTCCGAAGTGATGGTCAATCCGGAGACGGGCACGGTGACGCTGCGCGCACGCTTCACCAATCCGAACGGATTGCTGCTGCCCGGAATGTTCGTGCGGGCGCGGTTCGATCAAGCAATCGATACGGGCGCGATCCTCGTGCCGCAGGCGGCGGTGACCCGCAATGCGCGCGGAGAAGCGAGCGTGTTCGTTGTCGATGCCGACAACAAGGCCGCCGAACGCAAGGTCGAGGCGAGCCGTACGGTTGGCTCTGACTGGGTGGTGACAGGTGGACTGAAGCCGGGCGACAAGGTGATCGTACAAGGCATCGCCAAAATCAGGCCGGGCGCGCCGATCCGGCCCGTTGCTGCCAGCAAGCCGCAGGTGATCGCTCCACCCAAGCCCGATACGAAGGGCTGA
- a CDS encoding alpha/beta hydrolase, whose translation MHKVDVIHPDQRKGGPDEIGSDQGWLQVQFARLEAQSEGFWFETYNDKRFGPTIAIVGDGAQMCRIIFDPALITDPLPAGSLCVLRPDWNLIEAQLHGFAQDFGMSPSVTRLVVALFQSGDVRAAAASAGLAYETAREYLGAARQMVGATNLQNLITLIGLGIARTGSNAEESDALLAYAYGLSERQTQIAGLIANGAARQEVARTLAVSEALVKKELAHIFAAVDVANAAALARTMVELRLLAIATTLHDGHDPFPEAVHHVLTLTARDGRVIAASDYGPRSGEPLFVLHSSMTNRPVNRALVEALQNNGYRPIAIDRPGFGGTDAAPEECRGDDYFNLAASDIVDVCGAKGWARIKLVSRGAAQIILALQRQCPELIAAAVIMNPDPDARSSSKQSGFLAAMKRNFVRRPWAAGLMSRWAVQSLTFARVRDNVLRSAAGCPADEKIMADPLHMQDYYRGVTAFREGKLDGFVREQTALATVGMPQPLRGTHRLTLLVGDQDSIHDPHETMRYWRKVLPDAHIAMVPGAGRFMSFSHPGLAVKALTRQAATRQPLL comes from the coding sequence GTGCATAAGGTCGATGTCATCCATCCGGATCAACGCAAGGGCGGCCCCGATGAGATTGGCTCTGACCAGGGTTGGTTGCAGGTTCAGTTCGCACGGCTTGAAGCGCAGTCCGAGGGGTTCTGGTTCGAAACCTACAACGATAAGCGCTTCGGGCCGACCATCGCCATTGTCGGCGACGGCGCGCAGATGTGCCGGATCATCTTCGATCCCGCATTGATAACCGATCCACTGCCGGCAGGCAGCCTATGCGTGTTGCGGCCAGACTGGAACCTGATCGAAGCGCAATTGCACGGCTTCGCTCAGGATTTCGGAATGTCGCCATCGGTCACCCGGCTGGTCGTCGCATTGTTCCAATCGGGCGATGTCCGGGCAGCGGCGGCAAGCGCAGGCCTGGCTTATGAAACCGCGCGCGAATATCTCGGCGCAGCGCGCCAGATGGTGGGCGCGACCAACCTTCAGAACCTCATCACGCTCATCGGACTGGGCATTGCCCGGACCGGCAGCAATGCGGAAGAAAGCGACGCTTTGCTCGCCTATGCCTATGGCCTGTCCGAAAGGCAAACCCAGATCGCGGGCCTGATCGCCAATGGCGCCGCGCGGCAGGAGGTGGCGCGCACGCTGGCGGTGTCCGAAGCTCTGGTGAAGAAGGAACTGGCGCATATCTTCGCCGCCGTCGATGTCGCCAATGCTGCGGCCCTAGCGCGCACGATGGTGGAGCTCCGGCTGCTTGCGATCGCGACCACCCTGCATGACGGACACGATCCTTTCCCCGAGGCGGTTCACCACGTTCTCACCCTAACCGCGCGCGATGGACGGGTGATCGCGGCGAGCGACTATGGCCCGCGCTCGGGCGAGCCGCTGTTCGTGCTGCATTCCAGCATGACCAATCGCCCGGTCAATCGCGCGCTGGTCGAAGCGTTGCAAAACAACGGCTATCGGCCGATTGCCATCGACCGGCCCGGCTTTGGCGGAACTGATGCGGCTCCGGAGGAATGCCGGGGTGACGACTATTTCAACCTTGCCGCAAGCGACATCGTCGACGTCTGCGGAGCCAAGGGCTGGGCGCGCATCAAGCTGGTGTCGCGCGGGGCGGCGCAGATCATCCTCGCACTGCAACGGCAATGCCCCGAATTGATCGCAGCGGCCGTGATCATGAATCCCGATCCCGATGCCCGGTCGAGCTCCAAGCAAAGCGGATTTCTGGCGGCGATGAAGCGCAACTTCGTGCGGCGGCCGTGGGCGGCCGGTCTGATGTCGCGCTGGGCTGTGCAATCGCTGACCTTCGCACGGGTGCGCGACAACGTCCTGCGCTCGGCCGCGGGCTGTCCGGCCGATGAAAAGATCATGGCCGATCCCTTGCATATGCAAGACTACTATCGGGGCGTCACAGCCTTTCGCGAAGGCAAGCTCGATGGCTTCGTGCGTGAACAGACGGCGCTCGCGACCGTCGGCATGCCGCAGCCGTTGCGCGGGACCCACCGGCTGACGCTGCTGGTGGGCGATCAGGACAGCATCCACGATCCGCATGAAACAATGCGATATTGGCGCAAGGTTCTACCCGATGCGCACATCGCGATGGTACCCGGCGCAGGGCGTTTCATGAGCTTCAGTCACCCCGGTTTGGCAGTAAAAGCGCTCACCCGGCAGGCGGCGACGCGGCAACCGCTGCTTTAA
- a CDS encoding efflux transporter outer membrane subunit, protein MRSGVLIALALLSGCSMAPKYVQPAPPVPASWPVGDAYLAQSEAALPVMTYREVFTDPRLAQVIEQALANNRDLRVAAANIAAARAQFRIQRAGQLPQIGVGANRTQFDNGTANQNRNQDVDIGNDPSASRSTAGVRYTADVSTTAFEVDLFGRLQSLSDAALNRYFGTEAAARATRLTLIGDIADAWLTYAADRSLLKLAEDTATNAREQVKLTRLRLDGGIAPRTDLRQAEQILATAEADIAQQKTALAQDINALQLLIGAPVDDRLLPQSIADAGEAVRTLPAGLDSAILLRRPDVMQAEYELRAANAEIGAARAALFPRITLTGLAGFASNALSTLFTGAAFNYSAGANVRYSLFAGGAAQAGVAQTEAQRDAAVAGYERAIQAAFRDVADALARRGTITEQLRANRAFVDAAEDNFSLADLRYRGGIDSFLASLDAQRASYAAQRTLLATQLIEASNRVALYRALGGETVAEQRTDGQP, encoded by the coding sequence ATGAGAAGCGGGGTGTTGATCGCGCTGGCGTTGCTTTCGGGCTGTTCGATGGCGCCCAAATATGTGCAGCCCGCCCCGCCCGTCCCGGCATCATGGCCGGTGGGCGATGCCTATCTTGCGCAGAGCGAGGCCGCACTGCCGGTGATGACCTACCGCGAGGTCTTTACCGACCCGCGGCTGGCGCAGGTGATCGAACAGGCGCTTGCCAATAATCGCGACCTGCGCGTGGCCGCCGCGAACATCGCCGCCGCGCGCGCCCAGTTCCGGATTCAGCGCGCGGGCCAGCTGCCCCAGATCGGCGTGGGCGCTAATCGCACCCAGTTCGACAACGGCACAGCCAACCAGAACCGCAATCAGGACGTCGACATCGGCAATGATCCGTCGGCTAGCCGCTCGACTGCGGGGGTTCGCTACACCGCTGATGTGAGCACGACGGCGTTCGAGGTCGACCTGTTCGGACGGTTGCAATCGCTGTCCGATGCCGCGCTCAATCGCTATTTCGGCACGGAGGCCGCCGCGCGGGCAACGCGGCTGACGCTGATTGGCGATATCGCCGATGCGTGGCTGACCTATGCCGCCGATCGCTCACTTCTCAAGCTTGCCGAGGATACGGCCACCAATGCGCGCGAGCAGGTGAAGCTGACCCGGCTGCGGCTCGACGGTGGTATCGCGCCGCGCACCGATCTGCGGCAGGCGGAACAGATCCTTGCCACCGCCGAAGCCGATATTGCGCAGCAGAAAACCGCGCTCGCGCAGGATATCAACGCGCTGCAACTGCTGATCGGCGCGCCTGTAGACGACAGGCTGCTGCCGCAATCAATCGCCGACGCGGGCGAGGCGGTGCGCACGCTTCCCGCCGGCCTCGATTCTGCGATTCTGCTGCGCCGCCCCGATGTGATGCAGGCGGAATACGAACTGCGCGCGGCCAATGCCGAAATTGGCGCGGCGCGCGCGGCGCTGTTCCCGCGGATCACGCTGACGGGGCTTGCTGGCTTTGCGAGCAATGCGCTGTCCACCTTGTTCACGGGCGCTGCGTTCAATTATTCGGCGGGTGCCAATGTACGTTATTCGCTGTTCGCAGGCGGCGCGGCGCAGGCCGGTGTGGCCCAGACCGAGGCGCAGCGCGATGCAGCGGTGGCAGGCTACGAGCGCGCAATACAGGCTGCGTTCCGCGATGTTGCCGACGCGCTCGCGCGCCGCGGCACGATCACCGAACAGCTGCGCGCCAACCGCGCGTTCGTCGATGCGGCCGAAGATAACTTCAGTCTTGCCGATCTGCGCTATCGCGGCGGGATCGATTCCTTCCTTGCCAGCCTCGATGCGCAGCGCGCGTCCTATGCCGCGCAGCGCACGCTTCTCGCGACGCAGCTGATCGAAGCCAGCAACCGGGTCGCCCTATACCGCGCACTTGGAGGGGAAACCGTCGCCGAGCAGCGAACGGACGGGCAGCCCTGA
- a CDS encoding multidrug efflux RND transporter permease subunit, giving the protein MSRIFIERPIFAWVLAIITMLAGIGSITLLPIEQYPDVAPPQVNIRATFPGASAETLENSVTQIIEQQLTGIDGLLYFNSSSTSRGQVTISATFEKGTDPDIAQVQVQNQVQQALARLPQQVQQQGLRVTKSNPDFLMIVGVYDETDRSTNIDVSDFLVSNLQDELSRIEGVGETNVFGSPYAMRVWLDPDRLASVGLMPGDIITAIRNQNTEVAAGEVGGVPQPDSNQLNATVTSQSRLRTVDEFKAIILKSEQSGAIVRLSDVARVELGAENYSASSRINGHPGAGLAISLAPGADALATADLVKQAVADAKPSFPAGYNVDYANDSTAFIRLSIDEVVQTLIEAILLVVLVMFVFLQSWRATLIPTIAVPVVLLGTFAIFYVAGFSINTLTLFGLVLAIGLLVDDAIVVVENVERLLEENPDMTPKEATIQSMGEIQVALVAIAVVLSAVFLPMAFFGGSTGVIYRQFSITIVSAMVLSALVALILSPALTATLLRQKRHSADEQESRLQRTWPRGAEALAKAQSWFNTTFARGTDKYVVAVERVVDRKWLFLAIYAIVLVLLAVLFVRLPTGFLPTEDQGSVRLQYRLPAGATLGRTREVQLAIEKYMLEDERKNIAVMFSVAGGGQGAAGQNTGQGFVNFVDWSKRKGEENSADGISERANKAFAGFRDAQVNVLVPAAIRGLGQTNGFSLQLQNTSGMSREEFAAARDKLLAAAEGDPALAGVRLGELPDVQTMQVDIDQPKLAALGLNQADVNATLSAAWGGQYVNDFIDRGRVKRVFVQADAPYRATPDDIGRWFVRGDNGQMAPFSSFARTRWSTTPTTLSRFQGYPSFQFDGQAAPGESSGAAMDRVEALAKDIPGVSVAWSGLSFQERLSSGQAPLLYALSLLVVFLCLAALYESWTIPVAVMLVIPLGLVGAVFAVTLRGLENDVFLQIGLLTTMGLAAKNAILVIEFAEQAEKRGARVIDAALEAARLRLRPILMTSLAFIFGVLPLALSSGAGANSRIAIGTSVIGGMLTATVLAIFFIPLFFVIVRRTTRDTLKKLHLGPSTPPAATERGAA; this is encoded by the coding sequence ATGTCGCGCATTTTCATCGAACGGCCGATCTTTGCCTGGGTGCTGGCGATCATCACGATGCTGGCAGGCATCGGATCGATCACCCTGCTTCCCATCGAGCAATATCCCGACGTCGCCCCGCCGCAGGTCAATATCCGCGCGACCTTCCCCGGTGCCTCGGCAGAGACGCTGGAAAACAGCGTCACCCAGATCATCGAACAGCAACTCACCGGGATCGACGGGCTGCTCTATTTCAATTCCAGCTCCACCTCGCGCGGACAGGTGACGATCAGCGCCACTTTCGAGAAGGGAACCGATCCCGATATTGCGCAGGTGCAGGTGCAGAACCAGGTGCAACAGGCGCTCGCCCGGTTGCCGCAACAGGTGCAGCAACAGGGGCTGCGCGTTACCAAATCCAACCCCGATTTCCTGATGATCGTCGGCGTCTATGATGAGACCGATCGCAGCACCAATATCGACGTGTCCGATTTTCTGGTTTCGAACCTCCAGGACGAACTTTCGCGGATCGAAGGCGTGGGGGAAACCAACGTGTTTGGCTCTCCTTACGCGATGCGGGTCTGGCTCGATCCGGACCGGCTTGCTTCGGTCGGGCTGATGCCGGGCGATATCATCACAGCGATCCGCAACCAGAACACCGAGGTCGCGGCCGGCGAAGTCGGCGGGGTGCCGCAACCGGACAGCAACCAGCTCAATGCCACGGTCACCTCGCAATCGCGCTTGCGCACCGTGGACGAATTCAAGGCGATCATCCTCAAGTCCGAACAGAGCGGCGCGATCGTGCGGCTGAGCGATGTCGCACGGGTTGAGCTGGGCGCGGAAAACTATTCGGCATCCAGCCGGATCAACGGGCACCCAGGGGCTGGCCTCGCCATCTCGCTTGCGCCGGGCGCCGATGCGCTTGCCACCGCCGATCTCGTCAAACAGGCCGTTGCCGATGCCAAGCCCAGCTTTCCGGCGGGCTATAACGTCGATTATGCCAATGACAGCACGGCCTTCATCCGCCTGTCGATTGACGAGGTGGTGCAGACGCTGATCGAAGCGATCCTGCTTGTGGTGCTCGTCATGTTCGTGTTCCTGCAAAGTTGGCGCGCAACCCTGATCCCGACCATTGCGGTGCCGGTGGTGTTGCTGGGCACTTTCGCCATCTTTTATGTCGCAGGGTTCTCGATCAACACGTTGACGCTGTTCGGGCTGGTGCTGGCAATCGGCCTGCTGGTCGATGATGCGATTGTGGTCGTCGAGAATGTCGAACGCCTGCTCGAAGAAAACCCCGACATGACGCCCAAGGAGGCGACGATCCAGTCGATGGGCGAGATCCAGGTGGCACTGGTCGCCATTGCGGTTGTGCTGTCCGCGGTGTTCCTGCCCATGGCGTTCTTCGGCGGGTCGACAGGCGTGATCTATCGCCAGTTTTCGATCACGATTGTCTCCGCCATGGTGCTGTCGGCGCTAGTAGCGCTGATCCTGAGCCCTGCACTCACTGCGACGCTGCTGCGGCAGAAGCGCCATTCTGCCGACGAACAGGAAAGCCGCCTGCAACGCACCTGGCCTCGCGGGGCCGAAGCTCTGGCAAAGGCCCAGTCATGGTTCAACACCACCTTTGCGCGCGGCACTGACAAATACGTGGTGGCCGTGGAGCGGGTAGTCGACCGCAAGTGGTTGTTCCTGGCGATCTACGCGATCGTGCTGGTTCTGCTGGCCGTGCTGTTTGTGCGCCTGCCGACCGGCTTTCTGCCGACCGAGGATCAAGGATCGGTGCGGCTCCAGTACCGCCTGCCAGCCGGTGCAACGCTGGGGCGCACGCGCGAGGTGCAGCTCGCCATCGAAAAGTACATGCTGGAGGATGAGCGCAAGAACATCGCGGTCATGTTCAGCGTTGCGGGCGGCGGACAGGGTGCGGCTGGGCAGAATACCGGACAGGGCTTCGTCAATTTCGTCGACTGGTCGAAGCGCAAAGGCGAGGAGAATTCTGCCGATGGCATCAGCGAGCGGGCCAATAAGGCATTTGCCGGGTTCCGTGATGCGCAGGTGAATGTCCTTGTGCCGGCGGCCATCCGCGGGCTGGGCCAGACCAACGGCTTCAGCCTCCAACTCCAGAACACCAGCGGGATGAGCCGCGAGGAATTCGCCGCCGCGCGCGACAAGCTGTTGGCGGCGGCGGAGGGAGATCCCGCCCTCGCCGGTGTGCGCCTCGGCGAGCTGCCCGATGTGCAGACCATGCAGGTGGATATCGACCAGCCCAAGCTCGCCGCCTTGGGGCTCAATCAGGCGGATGTGAACGCCACCCTGTCAGCCGCGTGGGGCGGGCAATACGTTAACGACTTCATCGATCGCGGGCGGGTGAAGCGCGTCTTTGTTCAGGCCGATGCGCCCTACCGCGCGACGCCGGACGATATCGGGCGGTGGTTCGTGCGCGGCGATAACGGGCAGATGGCGCCCTTTTCCTCTTTTGCCCGCACCCGCTGGTCGACCACGCCAACCACGCTGTCGCGCTTTCAGGGCTATCCCAGTTTCCAGTTCGACGGTCAGGCCGCGCCGGGCGAAAGCTCGGGTGCAGCGATGGACCGGGTCGAGGCGCTGGCCAAGGACATCCCGGGCGTCAGCGTCGCCTGGTCGGGCCTGTCGTTCCAGGAACGGCTGTCCTCCGGTCAGGCGCCGTTGCTCTATGCGCTGTCGCTGCTGGTGGTCTTCCTGTGCCTTGCCGCGCTCTATGAAAGCTGGACCATCCCGGTGGCGGTGATGCTGGTGATTCCGCTCGGGCTGGTCGGCGCAGTCTTCGCCGTAACGCTGCGGGGCCTTGAGAACGACGTCTTTCTCCAGATCGGGCTCCTGACCACGATGGGGCTGGCGGCAAAGAACGCCATTCTGGTGATCGAATTTGCCGAGCAAGCCGAAAAGCGCGGCGCAAGGGTGATCGATGCCGCACTGGAAGCGGCCCGCCTGCGCCTGCGCCCGATCCTGATGACCAGCCTCGCCTTCATCTTTGGCGTACTGCCGCTAGCGCTGTCGAGCGGCGCGGGAGCGAATAGCCGCATCGCCATCGGCACATCGGTAATCGGCGGGATGCTGACCGCGACGGTGCTGGCGATCTTCTTTATTCCGCTGTTCTTCGTAATCGTGCGCCGCACCACCCGCGACACGCTCAAGAAGCTGCATCTCGGCCCAAGCACGCCGCCCGCTGCAACCGAACGAGGCGCGGCATGA
- a CDS encoding PAS domain-containing hybrid sensor histidine kinase/response regulator, which yields MNDTDISRFSYRRRQAQNSVRLSLIIAFVGAMLGTVVAVGLGNISGPESWVLGIAAIVTGSLLIAVSIRPAMATGVITGCLTVYYCVHLNAGAIIAYATTDQTSRTLPYMAWFFPLVVFHHFTNFGFYKSRIGVLVNIGPAPMIVFMLTDLTDAVGIATVLSYTISYYAFVAFIGLFSKHRDQEIRRAALAEETERSAATLRVSEERFRLLSLATDDLVCDIDLAQGTVWWNEKLRDSYGYDPREFATNPHARENWIHPDDRERVVKSLQAAIANGHRTWLCQFRFVCADGEVVDMVERAMILHDDEGKPSRIIGSSTDVSEFNALEKKLRQAHKMEAVGQLTGGLAHDFNNLLTIILGNAEELSQIHAADADSRWLAETTMQAAERGAMLTSRLLSFARLQTLSPTKLHLSELFAGIEALIRRTIPANIAISLTAASDVWAVEVDPGQLENAILNLVINARDAMPNGGKIIITAFNTTVGADDLRRQEDWVGDRYVMITVADDGCGMPPQDIERAFEPFFTTKEVGQGSGLGLSMVWGFVRQSHGIAEIASELMSGTTISLYFPATDDDEIQPAQPEAQQTPTGRAERILVVEDDALVRQSLVVQLERLGYTIVAAGSAADALQILAESPPFDLLFTDVVMPGEMNGRQLVEVALEQQPGLRVLLASGYSEDPLMRERRLQNPLSVLSKPFRRTELAETIRKLLDQ from the coding sequence ATGAACGATACGGACATCAGCCGCTTCAGTTATCGCCGCAGGCAAGCGCAGAACTCGGTCAGATTATCACTGATCATTGCATTTGTCGGGGCAATGCTGGGAACAGTCGTTGCTGTCGGCCTCGGCAACATATCCGGGCCGGAGTCGTGGGTGCTAGGCATTGCTGCCATCGTAACCGGCAGCTTGTTGATCGCAGTGTCGATCCGGCCAGCAATGGCGACCGGTGTGATCACGGGGTGCCTCACAGTCTACTATTGCGTGCATCTCAACGCAGGGGCGATCATCGCCTACGCCACCACCGATCAGACGTCCCGCACCCTGCCTTACATGGCTTGGTTCTTCCCGCTGGTTGTGTTCCACCACTTCACCAACTTTGGCTTTTACAAAAGCCGGATCGGGGTTCTGGTGAACATCGGCCCGGCGCCCATGATCGTGTTCATGCTGACCGATTTGACTGACGCGGTCGGCATTGCCACCGTCTTGTCTTACACGATCAGTTACTATGCTTTCGTGGCCTTCATCGGTTTATTCTCGAAACACCGCGACCAGGAGATCAGGCGCGCTGCGCTTGCCGAAGAGACGGAACGGAGTGCCGCTACGCTCCGCGTGAGCGAGGAACGCTTCCGCTTGCTCTCCCTCGCAACCGATGATCTTGTCTGCGACATTGACCTTGCCCAAGGCACGGTTTGGTGGAACGAAAAGCTGCGCGACAGCTACGGCTACGACCCGCGCGAATTCGCGACGAATCCGCACGCCCGCGAGAACTGGATCCACCCAGACGACCGCGAGCGGGTTGTCAAAAGCCTGCAAGCAGCCATCGCAAACGGCCATCGGACATGGCTGTGCCAATTCCGTTTTGTTTGCGCCGATGGCGAAGTTGTCGACATGGTCGAACGCGCCATGATCCTGCATGATGACGAAGGAAAGCCCAGCCGGATTATCGGCAGCTCCACCGATGTGTCGGAATTCAATGCTCTCGAAAAGAAATTGCGGCAGGCACACAAGATGGAAGCTGTGGGCCAACTGACTGGCGGGTTGGCGCATGATTTCAATAATCTGCTGACAATCATACTCGGCAACGCTGAGGAGCTCTCGCAAATCCATGCTGCGGACGCAGATTCGCGCTGGCTGGCGGAAACCACGATGCAGGCAGCAGAACGCGGAGCTATGCTCACGAGCAGATTGCTATCCTTCGCGCGGCTTCAGACCTTGTCGCCCACCAAGCTCCATCTCAGTGAATTGTTCGCGGGCATTGAAGCGCTGATCCGCCGGACCATTCCTGCAAACATCGCGATTTCGCTTACGGCTGCTTCCGATGTCTGGGCCGTCGAGGTCGATCCAGGCCAGCTGGAAAATGCTATTTTGAACCTCGTGATCAATGCGCGCGATGCCATGCCGAATGGCGGCAAAATCATCATCACGGCATTTAACACCACCGTTGGAGCGGATGATCTGCGGCGCCAAGAAGACTGGGTTGGTGACCGCTATGTCATGATCACTGTCGCGGATGACGGCTGCGGGATGCCGCCACAGGATATCGAACGCGCGTTCGAGCCTTTCTTCACGACGAAGGAGGTGGGCCAAGGCTCAGGCCTCGGCCTTTCGATGGTGTGGGGGTTTGTGCGTCAGTCGCACGGGATCGCCGAGATCGCGTCGGAGCTCATGAGCGGCACCACGATATCCCTCTATTTCCCAGCAACCGATGATGATGAAATCCAGCCTGCTCAACCCGAAGCGCAGCAGACCCCAACGGGTCGGGCGGAGCGCATTCTTGTGGTCGAGGATGACGCTTTGGTTCGGCAGAGCCTTGTCGTCCAGCTGGAGCGGCTCGGCTACACCATCGTGGCCGCAGGATCGGCCGCTGACGCCTTGCAGATTTTGGCGGAAAGCCCGCCCTTCGATCTGCTGTTCACCGATGTCGTCATGCCCGGCGAGATGAACGGCAGGCAGTTGGTGGAGGTCGCGCTAGAGCAACAGCCGGGATTAAGGGTGCTACTGGCATCAGGCTACAGCGAAGACCCACTGATGCGGGAACGACGCCTCCAAAACCCATTGAGCGTCTTAAGCAAACCCTTTCGCCGGACAGAATTGGCCGAAACCATCCGCAAGCTCCTGGATCAATAG